A genomic region of Dreissena polymorpha isolate Duluth1 chromosome 4, UMN_Dpol_1.0, whole genome shotgun sequence contains the following coding sequences:
- the LOC127878238 gene encoding uncharacterized protein LOC127878238 produces MDTSYAIKGTVCIAMIAILADMCNSMVTTTYNIPGYFKWTGQGHIHDYLYCPNVCQNQHGFENLDECCGCKARPCWDLEMEDPNINCGVRYGHLILEFKNPISTVATHSDSIPKSSNYSVIYGLRCVLCKLRYLPENLCNFTNGLIDVDLSHNKLSEVDAIKCLTNLDTLNLGFNHIIHFKNTTLHEMNYLRVLRLDGNNLANLDANTLNIRHGNILFVDVSYNHFETLDITNLHRAGFFCALNISNMNIKSITNDAHFKFDENKTYGPGDTFVYNTYGYSLLNYTDAGITDIKKTGKILLGAIFFKNSPFSCDCALVPYIMELKFWIVNFFNLTDYQLVCNEPLRVRNRSLYEIIINEDYSELSCELPNCPFAPDKNYPSGNCSQRAECTCSDDQFHGRVIVNCSNLDEMPGNLPVGHWNNQNIELNINGSTITHIDSRPYLDRTVALRMLDVPLSDITKTALQAMPNDIQLSIDSQQITLLSEGFLKMNPYQIQFGKNPVTCTCDNLWIGTWIRSKGKREQLLCRTTHGVIDAYDVDHIVLDCTWHYDSQLWAIVGLVTVTLVFTSVGALFWCMFRYEMLILKRKYLPCKQEHYPYTTDVFISFYSANPYVFTYMERFLRPMLITEGYSVFDSFHDIEYNEEDFDFQLTQAVSKCKNFLIILCEDYLTDEKTCLEFDTIWKHFEHISHRPVIIVNFNSADSSEISDRRIRAFLRLKQDLNFNNTNTQLIEELKARLCAPIASAQEDEEERVAFA; encoded by the exons ATGGATACGAGTTATGCCATTAAAGGTACCGTTTGCATAGCGATGATAGCAATCCTGGCGGATATGTGTAATTCCATGGTGACGACGACTTATAACATCCCTGGTTATTTCAAGTGGACAGGACAAG GCCACATACACGACTACCTTTACTGTCCAAATGTCTGTCAAAATCAACATGGATTTGAAAACCTGGACGAATGCTGCGGCTGCAAAGCGAGACCGTGTTGGGATTTGGAAATGGAAGATCCGAACATAAACTGTGGAGTAAGATACGGTCACCTGATTTTGGAATTCAAAAATCCTATAAGTACGGTTGCAACACACAGCGATAGCATTCCAAAATCTTCCAATTATTCAGTGATATACGGGTTAAGATGCGTTCTATGTAAGCTCAGATATCTACCCGAAAACTTGTGCAACTTTACAAATGGTCTAATCGATGTAGATTTATCACACAACAAATTATCAGAAGTGGACGCAATTAAATGTTTGACAAATTTGGACACGCTAAACCTCGGGTTTAACCACATAATTCACTTCAAGAACACAACTCTACACGAAATGAATTATTTGCGAGTACTCCGTCTAGATGGAAACAATTTGGCTAATCTTGATGCCAATACTCTGAACATCAGACACGGAAACATTCTTTTTGTTGATGTATCATATAATCACTTCGAAACTTTGGACATAACCAACCTTCATCGGGCTGGATTTTTCTGCGCCTTGAATATATCGAATATGAACATTAAATCAATAACGAACGACGCGCATTTTAAGTTTGATGAAAACAAGACATATGGACCAGGGGACACTTTTGTATATAATACTTACGGTTATTCATTATTGAACTATACCGATGCTGGCATAACTGATATTAAGAAAACGGGAAAAATACTTTTAGGGGCTATATTCTTCAAGAATTCTCCATTTTCGTGTGATTGCGCCTTAGTACCGTACATCATGGAATTAAAGTTCTGGATTGTAAACTTTTTTAATCTTACTGATTATCAACTTGTGTGTAATGAGCCATTAAGAGTCAGAAACAGGTCTTTATATGAGATTATTATAAATGAAGACTACAGCGAACTTTCTTGTGAGCTACCTAACTGCCCTTTTGCCCCTGACAAGAACTACCCGTCTGGAAACTGTTCTCAACGTGCTGAATGTACCTGTTCTGATGACCAGTTTCACGGGAGAGTGATTGTGAATTGCAGTAATCTAGATGAGATGCCTGGTAATTTACCGGTTGGTCATTGGAATAACCAGAATATTGAACTAAACATAAATGGATCAACCATAACACATATTGATAGCCGACCATACCTTGACAGGACGGTAGCATTACGCATGTTAGATGTTCCGCTTTCAGATATTACAAAGACAGCGTTGCAAGCCATGCCTAACGATATACAACTCAGTATTGACAGCCAACAAATAACACTCCTTTCAGAAGGATTTCTTAAAATGAATCCATATCAAATTCAGTTTGGAAAGAACCCCGTAACCTGCACCTGTGACAATCTATGGATAGGAACCTGGATTCGATCCAAAGGAAAACGCGAGCAATTGCTTTGTAGAACTACTCATGGAGTAATTGATGCATATGATGTAGATCATATAGTCTTGGACTGCACATGGCATTATGATAGCCAACTTTGGGCTATTGTTGGACTGGTAACAGTTACACTTGTTTTTACCTCTGTGGGTGCGCTCTTTTGGTGTATGTTTAGGTACGAAATGCTTATTTTGAAAAGGAAGTATTTACCGTGTAAACAAGAACACTACCCATACACAACAGACGTATTTATTTCATTCTACTCAGCTAATCCGTATGTTTTTACATATATGGAGCGTTTTCTGCGACCAATGCTTATAACAGAAGGCTATTCTGTTTTCGATTCTTTTCATGACATAGAATACAATGAGGAGGATTTCGATTTCCAGCTGACACAGGCAGTTAGTAAGTGCAAAAATTTCCTCATAATTTTATGTGAGGATTATTTAACCGACGAGAAAACCTGTCTTGAGTTTGACACAATATGGAAACATTTTGAACACATATCACACCGACCtgtcataattgttaacttcaaCTCTGCCGACAGTTCTGAAATATCAGATAGACGTATCCGTGCGTTCCTTCGACTTAAACAGGATCTAAATTTCAATAACACAAACACGCAATTAATCGAAGAGCTGAAGGCGAGATTATGTGCACCTATTGCGTCTGCACAAGAAGATGAAGAAGAGCGTGTAGCGTTTGCTTAA